Proteins from a genomic interval of Lysobacter arenosi:
- the mfd gene encoding transcription-repair coupling factor, translating to MPKSDFPTPPLPKAGQQRAWWRAPASPSALAFHIASAARAHAGPVLAVARDNQTAHQLESDLQTLLAGQTEVPVLAFPDWETLPYDIFSPHPDIVSQRLSALHRLPTLKRGIVVVPVQTLLQRLAPLKHIVGGSFDVKLGQRLDLDAEKRRLESAGYRHVPQVLDPGDFAVRGGLLDVYPMGAEQPFRVELLDDEIDTIRAFDPESQRSLDKIDSVHLLPGREVPLDDASLKRALDALRDRFDLDTRRSALYQDLKAGLTPPGIEYYLPLFFDKTATLFDYLGDDMLPVIGDGAFEAAEQFWTNTGERYEQRRHDLERPLLPPDTLYLAPNALRERLNEGNRVEVCGEGHPQRDRAQALGDQPAPALPIAARDHAPADALKSFLGSYPGRVLIAADSAGRREALLELLQAADLRPDVVTGWPAFAPAQSRFAIAVAPFDDGFAISEPAIAVLTERQLFPERASQPRRRRRVGREPEAIIRDLGELSEGAPIVHEDHGVGRYRGLITLEAGGLPGEYLEIEYAKGDRLYVPVAQLHLINRYSGASDETAPLHSLGGEQWTKAKRKAAEKVRDVAAELLEIQAKRQARAGLAIDIDRSMYEPFAAAFPFEETPDQHSAIEAVIRDLGSSQPMDRVICGDVGFGKTEVAVRAAFVAAAAGKQVAVLVPTTLLAEQHYRTMRDRFADWPLKVEVLSRFKTAKEIKAELEKVAEGKIDVVVGTHRLLQPDVRFKDLGAVIVDEEQRFGVRQKEALKALRANVHLLTMTATPIPRTLNMAMAGLRDLSIIATPPAHRLAVQTFVVPWDDAQLREAFQRELSRGGQVYFLHNDVESIGRMQRQLEELVPEARIGVAHGQMPERELERVMLDFHKQRFNVLLSTTIIESGIDIPNANTIIMNRADKFGLAQLHQLRGRVGRSHHRAYAYLVVPDKKSITADARKRLDAIAAMDELGAGFTLATHDLEIRGAGELLGEEQSGQMAEVGFSLYTELLERAVRSIKRGELPDVDGSHARGADVELHVPALIPDDYLPDVHTRLTLYKRISGARDADELRELQVEMIDRFGLLPDAAKHLFAIAELKQRATTLGIRKLDLGEKGGRVQFVEKPNVDPMAIIKLIQGQPKLYRMEGPDKLRMTLELPDAQSRLLAARGIVTALQPA from the coding sequence ATGCCGAAGTCCGATTTTCCCACTCCGCCCTTGCCCAAGGCCGGACAGCAGCGCGCCTGGTGGCGCGCGCCGGCATCGCCTTCCGCGCTGGCCTTCCACATCGCATCGGCGGCGCGTGCGCACGCGGGCCCGGTGCTCGCGGTTGCGCGCGACAACCAGACCGCTCACCAGCTCGAGTCCGACCTGCAAACGCTACTGGCCGGACAGACCGAAGTGCCGGTGCTGGCATTCCCGGACTGGGAAACCCTGCCCTACGACATCTTCAGCCCGCATCCGGACATCGTCAGCCAGCGCCTGTCGGCACTGCATCGCCTGCCGACGCTCAAGCGCGGGATCGTGGTGGTACCCGTCCAGACCCTGCTGCAGCGCCTGGCACCGCTCAAGCACATCGTCGGCGGCAGCTTCGACGTGAAGCTGGGCCAGCGCCTGGACTTGGACGCGGAGAAGCGCCGGCTCGAATCGGCCGGATATCGCCACGTGCCGCAGGTGCTCGACCCGGGTGACTTCGCCGTGCGCGGCGGCCTGCTCGATGTCTATCCGATGGGCGCCGAACAGCCGTTCCGCGTCGAACTGCTCGACGACGAGATCGACACCATCCGCGCCTTCGATCCGGAGTCGCAGCGTTCGCTCGACAAGATCGACTCGGTGCACCTGCTGCCGGGCCGCGAAGTCCCGCTCGATGACGCCTCGCTCAAGCGCGCGCTCGACGCCCTGCGCGACCGCTTCGATCTCGACACCCGTCGCAGCGCGCTCTACCAGGATCTCAAGGCCGGCCTCACGCCGCCGGGCATCGAGTACTACCTGCCGCTGTTCTTCGACAAGACCGCGACGCTGTTCGACTACCTCGGCGACGACATGCTGCCGGTGATCGGCGACGGCGCCTTCGAGGCAGCCGAGCAGTTCTGGACCAACACGGGCGAACGCTACGAGCAGCGGCGCCACGATCTCGAACGTCCCCTGCTGCCGCCGGATACCCTGTACCTGGCTCCGAATGCGCTGCGCGAGCGCCTCAACGAAGGCAACCGCGTCGAAGTCTGCGGCGAAGGCCATCCGCAACGCGATCGCGCGCAGGCCCTGGGTGACCAGCCGGCGCCGGCATTGCCGATCGCCGCCCGCGACCACGCGCCGGCGGATGCGCTCAAGTCATTCCTCGGCAGCTATCCCGGACGCGTGCTGATCGCCGCCGATTCGGCAGGTCGCCGCGAGGCGCTGCTGGAACTGTTGCAGGCGGCCGACCTCCGGCCCGATGTCGTGACGGGCTGGCCGGCATTCGCCCCGGCGCAGAGCCGGTTCGCGATCGCAGTCGCACCGTTCGACGACGGCTTCGCCATCAGCGAGCCGGCGATCGCGGTCCTTACCGAGCGCCAGCTGTTTCCCGAGCGCGCAAGCCAGCCGCGGCGCCGACGCCGCGTCGGCCGCGAACCCGAAGCGATCATCCGCGACCTGGGTGAACTCAGCGAAGGCGCGCCGATCGTCCACGAGGATCACGGCGTCGGTCGCTACCGCGGCCTGATCACGCTGGAAGCCGGCGGTCTGCCGGGCGAGTACCTGGAGATCGAATACGCCAAGGGCGACCGGCTGTATGTGCCGGTCGCGCAACTGCACCTGATCAACCGCTACTCCGGCGCCTCCGACGAAACCGCGCCGCTGCATTCGCTCGGTGGCGAGCAGTGGACCAAGGCCAAGCGCAAGGCGGCGGAGAAGGTCCGCGACGTCGCTGCCGAACTGCTCGAGATCCAGGCCAAGCGCCAGGCCCGCGCAGGGCTTGCGATCGACATCGACCGCAGCATGTACGAGCCGTTCGCCGCCGCGTTCCCGTTCGAGGAGACGCCCGACCAGCATTCGGCGATCGAGGCGGTGATCCGCGACCTGGGCTCGAGCCAGCCGATGGACCGCGTGATCTGCGGCGACGTCGGCTTCGGCAAGACCGAAGTCGCGGTGCGTGCCGCCTTCGTCGCCGCCGCCGCCGGCAAGCAGGTCGCAGTGCTGGTGCCGACCACGCTGCTGGCCGAGCAGCACTACCGCACCATGCGCGACCGCTTCGCCGACTGGCCGCTCAAGGTCGAGGTGCTGTCGCGCTTCAAGACCGCCAAGGAGATCAAGGCCGAACTGGAGAAGGTGGCCGAGGGCAAGATCGACGTCGTCGTCGGCACCCACCGTCTGCTGCAGCCGGACGTGCGCTTCAAGGACCTGGGCGCGGTGATCGTCGACGAGGAGCAGCGCTTCGGCGTCCGCCAGAAGGAGGCGCTGAAGGCACTGCGTGCCAACGTCCACCTGCTGACGATGACCGCCACGCCCATTCCGCGCACACTCAACATGGCCATGGCCGGCCTGCGTGACCTGTCGATCATCGCCACCCCGCCGGCGCATCGCCTGGCGGTGCAGACGTTCGTGGTGCCGTGGGATGACGCGCAGCTGCGCGAGGCGTTCCAGCGCGAACTGTCGCGCGGCGGCCAGGTGTACTTCCTGCACAACGACGTCGAGAGCATCGGCCGCATGCAGCGCCAGCTGGAGGAACTGGTGCCGGAGGCGCGCATCGGCGTCGCCCACGGCCAGATGCCCGAGCGCGAACTGGAACGGGTGATGCTCGACTTCCACAAGCAGCGCTTCAACGTGCTGCTGTCGACGACGATCATCGAATCGGGCATCGACATCCCCAACGCCAACACCATCATCATGAACCGCGCCGACAAGTTCGGCCTGGCGCAGCTGCACCAGCTGCGTGGTCGCGTCGGTCGTTCCCACCACCGTGCCTATGCCTACCTGGTGGTGCCGGACAAGAAATCGATCACCGCCGATGCGCGCAAGCGCCTGGATGCGATCGCGGCGATGGACGAGCTCGGCGCCGGCTTCACCCTGGCCACGCACGACCTGGAAATCCGCGGCGCCGGCGAACTGCTCGGCGAGGAACAGAGCGGACAGATGGCCGAGGTCGGTTTCAGCCTCTACACCGAGCTGCTCGAACGCGCGGTTCGCTCGATCAAGCGTGGCGAACTGCCCGATGTCGACGGCAGCCATGCCCGCGGCGCCGACGTCGAACTGCACGTGCCAGCACTGATACCGGACGACTACCTGCCTGACGTGCACACGCGCCTGACGCTGTACAAGCGCATCAGCGGCGCACGTGACGCCGATGAGCTGCGCGAACTGCAGGTGGAGATGATCGACCGCTTCGGCCTGCTGCCGGACGCGGCCAAGCACCTGTTCGCCATTGCCGAGCTCAAGCAGCGCGCGACCACGCTGGGCATCCGCAAGCTCGACCTGGGCGAAAAGGGCGGGCGCGTGCAGTTCGTCGAGAAGCCGAACGTCGATCCGATGGCGATCATCAAGCTCATCCAGGGCCAGCCAAAGCTCTACCGGATGGAGGGACCGGACAAGCTGCGCATGACCCTGGAACTGCCCGATGCACAGTCGCGGCTGCTGGCGGCGCGCGGAATCGTCACGGCATTGCAGCCGGCCTGA
- a CDS encoding MarR family winged helix-turn-helix transcriptional regulator — protein MKTAATKPSKTKAPQTLDEQLCFALYSTGLALNKVYRKLLGPLGLTYPQYLAMLVLWERDGITVSEIGERLFLDSATLTPLLKRMQTAGLITRTRALDDERQVIIALTQEGRALKAKARTVPADLVCAAECSIDEMVSLKHQLESLRGSLAKNA, from the coding sequence ATGAAGACCGCAGCCACCAAGCCATCGAAGACCAAGGCGCCGCAGACGCTCGACGAGCAGCTGTGCTTCGCCCTGTACTCGACCGGGCTGGCGCTGAACAAGGTCTACCGCAAGCTGCTCGGCCCGCTCGGCCTGACCTACCCGCAGTACCTGGCGATGCTGGTGCTGTGGGAGCGCGACGGAATTACGGTCAGCGAGATCGGCGAGCGCCTGTTCCTGGACTCGGCGACGCTGACGCCGCTGCTCAAGCGGATGCAGACCGCCGGCCTGATCACCCGTACCCGCGCGCTCGATGACGAGCGCCAAGTCATCATCGCGTTGACCCAGGAAGGGCGCGCGCTCAAGGCGAAGGCGCGGACGGTGCCGGCCGACCTGGTCTGCGCCGCCGAGTGCTCGATCGACGAGATGGTGTCGCTCAAGCACCAGCTCGAGTCCCTGCGCGGGAGCCTGGCGAAGAACGCATGA
- a CDS encoding organic hydroperoxide resistance protein gives MSLDKVLYTAHATVTGGRDGRAVSSDNVLDVKLTTPRELGGAGGEGTNPEQLFAAGYSACFIGALKVVASREKIAFPADASIEGNVGIGPVGQAFGIQAELKISLPGLSREQAEALVEKAHQVCPYSNATRGNIDVTLTIV, from the coding sequence ATGTCCCTCGACAAAGTCCTCTACACCGCCCATGCCACCGTCACCGGCGGTCGCGACGGCCGCGCCGTCTCGTCCGACAACGTGCTCGACGTCAAGCTCACCACGCCGCGCGAACTCGGTGGCGCCGGCGGCGAAGGCACCAACCCGGAGCAGCTGTTCGCTGCCGGCTACTCGGCCTGCTTCATCGGCGCACTGAAGGTCGTCGCCTCGCGCGAGAAGATCGCGTTCCCGGCAGACGCCAGCATCGAAGGCAACGTCGGCATCGGCCCGGTCGGCCAGGCGTTCGGCATCCAGGCCGAGCTGAAGATCTCGCTGCCGGGCCTGTCGCGCGAGCAGGCCGAAGCGCTGGTCGAAAAGGCCCACCAGGTCTGCCCGTACTCGAACGCGACCCGCGGCAACATCGACGTCACCCTGACGATCGTCTGA
- a CDS encoding class I SAM-dependent methyltransferase, whose protein sequence is MTVNEERLNQFLGHAVGDLGAAMSATLMLVGDQLGLYRALAKRPMTSVQLASETDTNERYVREWLGNQAAGGYVEYDAAADTYSLSPEQALCLADPGGPVDLPGAYSLVEATFHALERTKENFRTGKGMEWGEHHPCLFHGTERFFRAGYNANLITSWLPALDGVLEKLKAGGKAADVGCGHGASTTLMAQAFPKSSFIGYDYHAGSIEVASERARQARVDNAYFEVADATSYSGNHFDLIAFFDCLHDMADPVGAARHALHALKPDGTCLLVEPFAGDSVEENLNPVGRVYYGASSQICVPVSLARNGPALGAQAGEARLRAVLEEAGFKRFRRATQTPFNLVLEARP, encoded by the coding sequence ATGACCGTTAATGAAGAACGCCTCAACCAGTTCCTGGGCCACGCCGTGGGTGACCTCGGCGCGGCGATGAGCGCCACGCTGATGCTGGTCGGCGACCAGCTCGGCCTGTACCGCGCCCTGGCGAAGCGACCGATGACCTCGGTGCAACTGGCATCGGAAACCGACACCAACGAACGCTACGTGCGCGAATGGCTCGGCAACCAGGCCGCAGGTGGTTATGTCGAGTACGACGCCGCCGCCGACACCTACTCGTTGAGCCCGGAACAGGCGCTGTGCCTGGCCGATCCGGGCGGACCGGTCGACCTGCCCGGCGCGTATTCGCTGGTCGAGGCGACGTTCCATGCGCTGGAGCGCACCAAGGAAAATTTCCGCACCGGCAAGGGCATGGAATGGGGTGAGCACCATCCGTGCCTGTTCCACGGCACCGAGCGTTTCTTCCGCGCCGGTTACAACGCCAACCTGATCACCAGCTGGCTGCCGGCGCTCGATGGCGTGCTCGAGAAACTCAAGGCCGGCGGCAAGGCCGCGGACGTCGGTTGCGGTCATGGTGCGAGCACCACGCTGATGGCGCAGGCGTTTCCGAAATCGAGTTTCATCGGCTACGACTACCACGCTGGTTCGATAGAAGTGGCCAGTGAACGCGCCCGCCAGGCGCGCGTCGACAACGCCTATTTCGAAGTCGCCGACGCCACCAGCTACAGCGGCAACCACTTCGACCTGATCGCGTTCTTCGACTGCCTGCATGACATGGCCGACCCGGTCGGCGCCGCGCGGCATGCATTGCACGCACTCAAGCCCGACGGCACCTGTCTGCTGGTCGAACCTTTCGCCGGCGACAGCGTCGAGGAGAACCTCAACCCGGTCGGTCGGGTCTACTACGGTGCGTCGTCGCAGATCTGCGTGCCGGTATCGCTGGCGCGCAATGGGCCAGCGCTCGGGGCGCAGGCCGGAGAGGCGCGGTTGCGCGCCGTGCTGGAGGAAGCCGGATTCAAGCGCTTCCGTCGGGCCACGCAGACACCGTTCAACCTGGTGCTGGAAGCGCGGCCGTAA
- a CDS encoding GNAT family N-acetyltransferase: MAARERLPPWHERMRLPNGREVLIRPIRPEDAEPIRASFSLLEPEEVRQRFLYALKELTTDMADRMTRINPKTEFALVAAEPLPPGEALVGAVARIAIDENGKDAEFAILVSHYVAGMGLGRYLMTRLVKWARGKKLDRVYGDVFEHNQAMLSLAESLGFQREFQQDAPGLIRVALDLKARKA, from the coding sequence GCGCCTTCCCAACGGGCGCGAAGTGCTGATACGCCCGATTCGGCCCGAAGACGCCGAACCCATCCGCGCGAGCTTCTCCCTGCTAGAACCCGAAGAGGTCCGCCAGCGCTTTCTGTATGCGCTCAAGGAGCTGACCACGGACATGGCAGACCGGATGACGCGCATCAACCCCAAGACTGAATTCGCACTGGTCGCGGCCGAACCGCTGCCGCCGGGCGAAGCCCTGGTCGGCGCGGTGGCGCGCATCGCCATCGACGAGAACGGGAAGGACGCCGAGTTCGCCATCCTGGTCAGCCACTATGTGGCTGGCATGGGCCTGGGCCGGTACCTGATGACGCGGCTGGTGAAGTGGGCCCGCGGCAAGAAGCTCGACCGTGTTTACGGGGATGTGTTCGAGCACAACCAGGCGATGCTTTCGCTGGCCGAGTCGCTGGGCTTCCAGCGCGAGTTCCAGCAGGACGCACCCGGCCTGATCCGGGTCGCACTGGACCTGAAGGCACGCAAAGCCTGA